One Lutra lutra chromosome 7, mLutLut1.2, whole genome shotgun sequence DNA window includes the following coding sequences:
- the LOC125104888 gene encoding olfactory receptor 4E1: MEEADLLNQTTSVTYIRLRGLSVNQKVQMAVFAMFLTFYILTLIGNVLIVITIIYDRRLHTPMYFFLSNLSFIDVCHSTVTVPKMLIDTWSEEKLISFEACVTQIFFLHLFACTEIFLLTVMAYDRYVAICKPLQYMTVMNWKVCVLLAVALWTGGTIHSISLTSLTIKLPYCGPDEIDSFFCDVPQVIKLACTDTHIIEILIVSNSGLISVVCFVVLVVSYAVILVSLRQQISEGRRKALSTCAAHLTVVTLFLGHCIFIYSRPSTSLPEDKVVSVFFTAVTPLLNPIIYTLRNEDMKNALNKFIGRVERRGKK, from the coding sequence ATGGAAGAGGCAGATCTACTCAATCAAACCACTTCTGTGACATACATTCGGCTTAGAGGTTTGTCTGTAAATCAGAAGGTGCAGATGGCTGTGTTTGCCATGTTCCTCACTTTCTACATCCTGACACTGATTGGGAATGTCCTCATTGTCATAACTATTATCTATGACCGCCGGCTCCATACtcctatgtattttttcctcagtAACCTGTCTTTTATCGATGTCTGTCACTCCACGGTCACTGTCCCCAAGATGCTGATAGATACATGGTCAGAAGAGAAGCTCATCTCCTTTGAGGCCTGTGTCACCCAGATCTTTTTCCTGCACCTCTTTGCCTGCACCGAGATCTTTCTCCTCACTGTCATGGCCTATGATCGGTACGTGGCCATTTGCAAACCCCTGCAGTACATGACAGTGATGAACTGGAAAGTATGTGTGTTACTGGCTGTGGCCCTCTGGACAGGGGGCACCATCCACTCCATATCGCTAACCTCCCTCACCATCAAGCTGCCCTACTGTGGTCCTGATGAGATTGACAGCTTCTTCTGCGATGTGCCTCAGGTGATAAAACTGGCCTGCACAGATACCCACATTATTGAAATCCTCATCGTCTCTAACAGTGGGCTCATCTCTGTGGTCTGTTTCGTGGTCCTCGTGGTGTCCTATGCAGTCATCCTGGTAAGCCTGAGGCAGCAGATCTCTGAAGGCAGGCGAAAAGCCTTATCCACATGTGCAGCCCACCTCACTGTCGTCACACTCTTCCTGGGACACTGCATCTTTATCTATTCCCGTCCATCCACCAGCCTCCCAGAGGACAAGGTGGTGTCTGTGTTTTTCACTGCAGTTACACCCCTGCTAAATCCCATCATCTATACTCTTAGGAATGAAGACATGAAGAATGCGTTGAACAAGTTCATAgggagagtggagaggagaggtaAAAAATGA
- the LOC125104889 gene encoding olfactory receptor 1509: MDALNQTRVTEFVFLGLTENWVLEILLFVTFSVAYVLTLLGNAVIIVTIVFTLHLHTPMYFFLSNLSFIDLCHSSVTVPKMLEGLLLERKTISFDNCIAQLFFLHLFACAEIFLLTIMAYDRYVAICAPLHYSSLMNIRVCVQLVFALWLGGTVHSLVQTFLTTRLPYCGPNIIDSYFCDVPPVIKLACTDTYLTGMLIVSNSGTISLTCFLALITSYVVILVSLRKQSAEGRRKALSTCSAHFMVVAFFFGPCIFLYTRPDSSFSIDKVVSVFYTVVTPLLNPLIYTLRNEEVKNAIKHLRQKQVFS, encoded by the coding sequence ATGGATGCTCTAAATCAAACAAGAGTGACTGAATTTGTCTTCTTGGGACTCACTGAGAACTGGGTGCTGGAGATACTACTTTTTGTGACATTCTCTGTTGCATATGTACTAACCCTTTTGGGGAACGCTGTCATCATAGTTACTATAGTTTTTACTCTGCATCTTCAtacccccatgtacttcttcctgagCAATCTGTCCTTTATTGACCTCTGCCACTCGTCTGTCACGGTGCCCAAGATGCTAGAGGGCTTGCTTttggagagaaagacaatttcctTTGATAATTGCATTGCACAGCTCTTCTTTCTACATCTGTTTGCTTGTGCTGAGATCTTTCTACTGACCATAATGGCTTATGATCGTTATGTAGCCATCTGTGCTCCGCTGCACTATTCCAGTTTGATGAACATCAGGGTCTGTGTACAGCTTGTCTTTGCTCTCTGGTTGGGGGGTACTGTTCACTCTCTGGTGCAGACCTTCCTGACCACTCGTCTACCTTACTGCGGCCCCAACATTATTGATAGCTACTTCTGTGATGTGCCACCTGTCATCAAGCTGGCGTGTACAGATACATACCTCACAGGAATGCTCATTGTGTCTAATAGTGGAACCATCTCTCTCACCTGTTTCCTGGCTTTGATTACCTCTTACGTAGTCATCCTGGTTTCTCTTAGAAAACAGTCAGCTGAAGGGCGCCGGAAAGCCCTGTCTACCTGCTCAGCCCACTTCATGGTGGTTGCCTTCTTCTTTGGACCGTGTATCTTTCTCTACACTCGGCCAGACAGCAGCTTCTCCATTGACAAGGTGGTATCTGTCTTCTACACTGTGGTCACCCCTTTGCTAAATCCCCTCATTTACACCTTGAGGAATGAGGAGGTAAAAAATGCCATTAAGCATCTCAGACAGAAACAGGTTTTTTCATGA